The DNA region TGGGGTATTGACGAGAACCGAATTAAAGTTATTGAAAATGGACAACGTATTGAAACGGATTTACCACCTCGGGAGATCAGATCAGAGGAAAAGCGTAATATATTTGGCTTTTTCGGCCAAATAAATCCATTTAAAGGTGTTGATGTACTACTGCAGGCGATCAGTAATCTGACCTCGAAACAACGCCGTAAAATTGTGTTGGAAATCCATGGTGCCAATCTGGAATATCAAACCCAAGATTTCCAAAAGAAAGTCAAGCGACTCTCAAAACCACTGGAGGAGGAGGGTGCTATTCGATGGGTAGGCTCTTATCAGCCTCATGAACTGCGTGATCGCATGGCAAATGTTGATTGGGTTGTGGTGCCATCTATCTGGTGGGAAAACTCCCCCATGGTTATTCAGGAAGCCATGCTTTTTAACCGCCCCCTGTTAGTAAGCAATATCGGTGGTATGGCTGAAAAGGTAACTCACGGTGTTAATGGTCTTCATGTACCCGTTGGCAATGCAAACGCCTGGGGTAATATGTTAATCAGATGTACAGAGGAGCCGGGGCTATGGGAAACCCTCCATAAAGGGATATCAAAGCCAATCTCTTATATAGAGTGCGCCAAAACCCACCTGAACATCTTATAAAAAGGTAATCATCATGACTATCATGTTTAGATGTGATCCACCACGTATTGGTTTGACAGCTCATCTGGATACCCACGCCGCCGCTTCGATGGTTGGTTTAAACCCGGGAAATCTGGCTTTTGGCTATGCCACAGCATTACTTCTCGGTTTTCCTCGCAATACTCACTTTCTAGCACCAGTCGATGCACAAGAAACCATCGGTGTATATGCCTGTGCTAACTTATTAGGTAGTCATTATGACCCCTCCCACTTTCTTAACTTCGTAAACACAAGTCCAAGTAGTTGGAAAATGCTGTTAATAGGTTTGGGGGCTCAGGGGCCACTGGATAGATTGACAGATAATCCCAATGACTTATCTCTCAGCGATATACAAATTTCATGGTTGAATGCAGTCTGTAGCAGATCTACTAATAGTGCTCCCAATATAGCTGTCAGAGGGGGATTTTCTCATGGCGTCTTAAATAAATATGGATACGGGGACAGAGCAGTTACCACAGGTTGTCCATCTCTGCTGCTTTCACCGGATAAAAATTTGGGTAAAAAAATCGTAGCAAAGTTCAATACGATAGGTTCAAACCCCTTACTAGACGGTACACTGGGTAATCCCTGGGACCTCAAGCATGCACCATTTGAACAACACCTTCTCCGTTTGGTTATTGCCACAGGAGGAGTGTCTCATGTACAGATGGATAAACGGCATATGTCGCTGGCCAGATTTGATCAACTTAGCCAGGAGGATCTGGCCGAGCTGAGATTTCAATTATCACCGGAAACCAGTATATCCGGCATGAGAGATTTTGGTCGCAGGCATTTACGGGTCTGGTGGGACGTCCCCTCATGGATGGAATACCTTCGCCGTGCTGACTTTGTTTTTGGTTCCCGTATTCACGGTATAACGCTGGCACTTCAATCTGGTACTCCGGCAATGTGCGCCGTGTGGGACTCCAGAACACTGGAACTATGCAGAGCAATGGGGATTCCCCACGTATCCCTTTATGATCAACCATGGATCACTGGCAGGTTTTCTTTCGATGACCTCAGAGAAGAATTTGCCAAACAATTCGATGGAGAGGGCTTTGATCAGAACAGAAAATTACGCGCCAATCAATTTCTTGAAATATTCACGAGAAATGGTGTTCCTGTTACTGATCATTTAAGGAACATTGCAAGTTAGAACAGGAAAGTTGATACATCACAAGACGGTATAATTTTCCCAACACCGACCAATTCTATTGACTCTTTTAAAACGGAGATATGGCGGGTGAGGGAAATCATCTGACAGCTTTTTGAATGACCATATTTATTGGTATAAATGGATTTTCAAATACAACTTCAGCAACCGAAAATTGATATCAAACACCTGATGAGATAAATGTATGGGCGAAAATATTCTTGATCGGCAAACTCACACAGAGCTAATGGCACATAATGCAACCACAACAAACCAGCAAATTATAAGAAATATTTCGCACTCAAAATCTATATGTTTCATCTCCGAAACAGGACGGGCAGATCGGCCACTGCAAGACCCCTCTGTTCGCTATCGCTGCTTTCATCCGGCCGAGACACTTATGCAACGCGGCCATTTTTGTTCGATCTATTCCGCAGCTCAGTTTTACAACAACCCCTGTATCGATTTTGATGTTTATGTATTTCATCGTCCGAATATGGCACGTCCGAATTTTCGGGAAATTGTTCAGCTGCTGCGCAAACATGGTCGAGTTCTGATTGCAGATTACGACGACCTCATCTTTGGTACGGAAGACATAGCACTTGTTTCCTCAGCAGTCAAAAATGGCACACTCAGCCCAGATCATGCAATCGCTGCTTTTGCCAGCAACCTTGCGGGATTATGTGAGTTTGATCGGGTTACTGCCTCCACAGAGCCCCTTGCAGCACGAGTACGCCAATTCAATCCAGATGCGCGAGTAGAGGTAGTCCCCAATATAATTCCCGAATCCATCTTGTCTACCCATGAAGCACTAGGTACACATTTATACCCGCGCCCAGGGAATACCATTGGATATTTCGCTGGCACACGTAGCCACGATAAGGATTTTCCCGTCGTTGAAGAAGCGCTTCACAGAGTGCTCTCTGAAAATCCAGATTTTAATCTGCTGGTAGTCGGTCCTGTTGCAATACCGCTCGGCATTTCATCACTACCCAATGTGAGCACTGCACCTGTAGTCAACTATTGGCGACTACCCAGTTTAATGACTATGTGCGCAACAGTGATCGCCCCTCTGGAAATGAGCGACTTTAATGCCTGTAAATCCCGGGTAAAATTCCTTGAAGCAGCGCTGACCGGTTGTCGCTTAATTGCAAGCCCTATTCCCGATATGCAAACCATCGGAACCGATCATTTAACGCTGGCCGCTAATTTGGATGACTGGTATGAAGCTTTGTCCTGGGTACCCGATCCCGCCAGCAAGCGCAACCTTGCGTTGCATAACCTTAACTTTCTGCGTCGCAATTGCAGTGTTGACGGGTTGGAAAACCTTGGAGAACTGAAATGAGAGTGTTGTTTTATGTTGAGCCCCATCCAATTCGCAACTCGGAAATCCATTTCAACGACGTAGTACGCAAATTCCTGCCACTGCTTGATGCTGGCCCCAAAATGGATATGCGGTTATTTGCTAACAACAAAACATTAGAAGCCGTGGGCGCTGCAACATTAGAGCCTTATACAAAACGATTGATTCGCTCAACACTTGAAGAAGAAACACTTTTCAAAAGCTATCTGCTTGATTGGGGTAGTGAAGGTGTCCCTATATGGCTGGATTTGATGGCCGGGCGCGGAGACGTGAGCGAAGACTATCTGAATATCCTGCGCCGGATCTGGCGTACCTTCCCATTCGAGGTGATTGTTCATTGGGGAGAGAATGGTGCTATCACCCGCTTTACTGAAGAGCGGCCCGTAACACGCATTGCCATGGAATTAGGTTGTACCCGTTCTCCCTTCTTCGAATCGGTTGTTATGGATCCTTTTGGTACCAATGGCTCAGCAGTAACACCGAGACTATCAGTTGCCGACCTGCGCGATATAGTTGGTGGGCAACAAATGTCACGCCACCAGGCAATTATGGCCTATTCACAGAATCTCGAAACACTGACCTACGAACATCAGTTTCTTCCGCTACCAGGTGACCTGGCAAGCGAAGCACTCAAAGCAAAGCGCTTGGCCTTCCTGCCACTGCAACTTTATGATGATGCTAACCTGTTGCGTTTCTCACCTTATAACAAGGTCAGTGATGTTGTCCTTGATGTGATCTCTAAACTTGCGGAACAGGGTTACACCACTATTATTAAACCCCATCCGGCATCCAGACATCGCCAGAATGCCCATATGGCAAATTTCATTGCGCGCTCTGAACTACAGCAATGGGCAGACAAGGTCATTTGGTGTGACCGTACCGATGTCACTTACAACAATTCCCAGCTGATTAACCTTTGTGATTTCGTCATCACGGTAAACAGCTCCGTTGGTTTTGAGGCACTTTATTACGACAAGCCTGTTGTCGTATTGGGCGATGCAGTCTATAAACCGCGCGACCTCTTCCCATCGCTTGAGCAAATACTAGAAGGCAATTTCGATTACGACACCTATCTGCAAGGAGCAGGCTATCTGCGTCAGTTTTTCCTCGGTGGCTATCTGCAGTCCGACAAGATCCGCAGCGATGCCTCCATGTTTGCGGAACGTCTTGGACTGATAGATTATTTGTGCAAGCTACGGCCAACAGATCCAATTCATTTTGCACGTGGATTTTATGCTGCCTCGGCACCCGCGCAGCAGAGCAGCGCGCGCTCAGCCATGTTTTATGGCCTGTCCACACCCGGGCAAAATGAGTTCGCCATACCAGGCCAGGCACAACGCAAGAACCGCTCACAAACCGCGATAACTTCAGCCTACCTACCCATAGCCCGCAGGTTGCTGTCCTATACCAGAATCCAGGAATTGGATGAAGTTCTCGAATGGCTTGACCTCACCTGGCGCAGCGAGAAGGGGCTCACCGAGATTATTATGGAAGGCGGTCTTGTTGATGACACTTATTATCTAAAGACCTACGCCGACGTCAGAGAAGCAAATATTGATCCCATCTTCCACTTTGTACATTACGGCCTGCAAGAAGGACGCAGCCCCCGTGCATCCATTTCAGGTGCAAAAGCAGAGGAAACACTCACACTGCTAAAAGAGGCAATTACAGCTGCCATTGTTCAACCTGTTATTCCGCTATACCCGCTCTCCCCAGAAGAGGCAGTGCGGCGCGATAGCCAATTTGCCGAAATCCGCGCAGCTCTTGAGCACAGCCAGAAACGAATTGCCGTAGTCGCTCATCTCTATTACCGCGACCTGGTACCCGAAATCCTGTCAGCATTGGAAACCATTCCCGAGGCCTTCGACTTAATAGTCACGCTGCCCGATTGGGGTACCCGACACATTGAGCAAATGGTACGCGAAGCCTATCCCGAAGCAGTGTTTTACCGCGCCGTTAACCGTGGCCGTGACATAGGGCCGTTTGTCGATTTACTGCCGCTGATTACTGAGAAAAACTATGATGCACTGCTGAAAATCCAAACTAAACGCGGTTACTATCGA from Cellvibrio japonicus Ueda107 includes:
- a CDS encoding glycosyltransferase family 4 protein, with translation MKYMVFSHGHPTFSKGGAEIAAYNLFKGINELPGHECWFVARCTDNILHLGSPLAAINEKEFLISGNADLTHLTSTIRLGDNSEFAELLRYINPDVVHFHHYINLGLEMLYAVKRTLPNTKVLVTLHEFIAICSNNGQMQKTNGTLCHTYSPRECMQCFPNKTPEDFFLREQYIKSFFRNVDLFISPSEFLRKRYIEWGIDENRIKVIENGQRIETDLPPREIRSEEKRNIFGFFGQINPFKGVDVLLQAISNLTSKQRRKIVLEIHGANLEYQTQDFQKKVKRLSKPLEEEGAIRWVGSYQPHELRDRMANVDWVVVPSIWWENSPMVIQEAMLFNRPLLVSNIGGMAEKVTHGVNGLHVPVGNANAWGNMLIRCTEEPGLWETLHKGISKPISYIECAKTHLNIL
- a CDS encoding polysaccharide pyruvyl transferase family protein; translated protein: MTIMFRCDPPRIGLTAHLDTHAAASMVGLNPGNLAFGYATALLLGFPRNTHFLAPVDAQETIGVYACANLLGSHYDPSHFLNFVNTSPSSWKMLLIGLGAQGPLDRLTDNPNDLSLSDIQISWLNAVCSRSTNSAPNIAVRGGFSHGVLNKYGYGDRAVTTGCPSLLLSPDKNLGKKIVAKFNTIGSNPLLDGTLGNPWDLKHAPFEQHLLRLVIATGGVSHVQMDKRHMSLARFDQLSQEDLAELRFQLSPETSISGMRDFGRRHLRVWWDVPSWMEYLRRADFVFGSRIHGITLALQSGTPAMCAVWDSRTLELCRAMGIPHVSLYDQPWITGRFSFDDLREEFAKQFDGEGFDQNRKLRANQFLEIFTRNGVPVTDHLRNIAS
- a CDS encoding glycosyltransferase family 1 protein encodes the protein MGENILDRQTHTELMAHNATTTNQQIIRNISHSKSICFISETGRADRPLQDPSVRYRCFHPAETLMQRGHFCSIYSAAQFYNNPCIDFDVYVFHRPNMARPNFREIVQLLRKHGRVLIADYDDLIFGTEDIALVSSAVKNGTLSPDHAIAAFASNLAGLCEFDRVTASTEPLAARVRQFNPDARVEVVPNIIPESILSTHEALGTHLYPRPGNTIGYFAGTRSHDKDFPVVEEALHRVLSENPDFNLLVVGPVAIPLGISSLPNVSTAPVVNYWRLPSLMTMCATVIAPLEMSDFNACKSRVKFLEAALTGCRLIASPIPDMQTIGTDHLTLAANLDDWYEALSWVPDPASKRNLALHNLNFLRRNCSVDGLENLGELK
- a CDS encoding rhamnan synthesis F family protein encodes the protein MRVLFYVEPHPIRNSEIHFNDVVRKFLPLLDAGPKMDMRLFANNKTLEAVGAATLEPYTKRLIRSTLEEETLFKSYLLDWGSEGVPIWLDLMAGRGDVSEDYLNILRRIWRTFPFEVIVHWGENGAITRFTEERPVTRIAMELGCTRSPFFESVVMDPFGTNGSAVTPRLSVADLRDIVGGQQMSRHQAIMAYSQNLETLTYEHQFLPLPGDLASEALKAKRLAFLPLQLYDDANLLRFSPYNKVSDVVLDVISKLAEQGYTTIIKPHPASRHRQNAHMANFIARSELQQWADKVIWCDRTDVTYNNSQLINLCDFVITVNSSVGFEALYYDKPVVVLGDAVYKPRDLFPSLEQILEGNFDYDTYLQGAGYLRQFFLGGYLQSDKIRSDASMFAERLGLIDYLCKLRPTDPIHFARGFYAASAPAQQSSARSAMFYGLSTPGQNEFAIPGQAQRKNRSQTAITSAYLPIARRLLSYTRIQELDEVLEWLDLTWRSEKGLTEIIMEGGLVDDTYYLKTYADVREANIDPIFHFVHYGLQEGRSPRASISGAKAEETLTLLKEAITAAIVQPVIPLYPLSPEEAVRRDSQFAEIRAALEHSQKRIAVVAHLYYRDLVPEILSALETIPEAFDLIVTLPDWGTRHIEQMVREAYPEAVFYRAVNRGRDIGPFVDLLPLITEKNYDALLKIQTKRGYYRSGRLLPQFGQLWRSETFRALLGNKSRVTDILEALRTDPSLNMVGPSPYFLSLTKYPYHDQGDLAQTILNNPTGNGFFAGTMFWVRPSCLRPLTEPEHLSITAFEPESGANDGATAHLIERLFSQVAFANDGKIAGVPSDPELPLEFDLAPCRMEIHDYFKKRIEEQSENSQKGALAW